Proteins encoded together in one Candidatus Xianfuyuplasma coldseepsis window:
- a CDS encoding helix-turn-helix domain-containing protein — translation MSVGENIKQLRLQNNLTQEELASKIFVTRNAVSKWETNKGIPSIDNLKQLASLFKVSLDQIVNEEDRIIMAMVNTEKIQSFRDVLSSIGIFLTYTTNGILIPYIFLNIDEFNETAINYILLPFIYMLFGLFTVLGDIPRKYFLIGSSLALIPIYVLYDVLLPEYTLGLIGILHYTLFVLSYFLLNLFIKFLYHFEPIKLQKIFMYLAVLITIIYILHTTIASISLYNCVVCSAPWYLEIVVNTILYAIPIAIPTILYFHFKKSTF, via the coding sequence ATGAGTGTCGGTGAAAATATCAAACAGTTACGATTACAAAATAATTTGACACAAGAGGAATTGGCTTCCAAAATTTTTGTAACGAGAAATGCAGTTTCTAAATGGGAAACGAACAAAGGAATTCCAAGTATAGATAATCTAAAACAACTAGCTTCTCTGTTTAAAGTATCTTTAGACCAAATTGTAAATGAGGAGGATAGAATCATCATGGCTATGGTAAACACTGAGAAAATTCAAAGTTTCAGGGATGTGCTATCAAGTATAGGAATATTTCTAACCTATACTACAAATGGAATATTAATCCCTTATATTTTTCTAAATATTGATGAATTTAATGAAACTGCAATTAACTATATTTTGTTACCATTTATCTATATGCTTTTTGGTCTATTTACAGTATTAGGAGATATTCCGAGAAAGTATTTTCTTATTGGATCTTCTCTTGCGCTTATTCCAATCTATGTACTATATGATGTTTTGTTGCCTGAATATACATTGGGATTAATTGGTATACTGCATTATACCCTATTTGTTCTTTCATACTTCTTGTTAAATTTATTTATCAAGTTTTTATATCACTTCGAGCCAATTAAACTACAGAAAATATTTATGTATCTTGCGGTGCTGATAACAATCATTTATATCCTACATACAACAATCGCTTCCATATCACTTTATAATTGTGTTGTTTGTAGTGCACCGTGGTATCTTGAAATCGTAGTGAATACTATTCTATATGCAATACCAATTGCAATACCAACAATACTTTATTTTCACTTTAAAAAGAGTACATTCTAG
- a CDS encoding XRE family transcriptional regulator codes for MEFKIKEARAEYHVTQKELSEITEIPLRTIENWESGKRKPSPWVEKLIDSHLKQFPKNERGIITMRKNTYNIDQIKEAVLPVTLKYDINRIILFGSYSKGIEDELSDIDIAVDTNARGLTFLGIVDEICTALVKDVDVINFRDIVKDSDFMKDVLKGVVLYER; via the coding sequence ATGGAATTTAAAATTAAAGAAGCTAGAGCAGAGTATCATGTTACACAAAAGGAACTCAGTGAAATCACTGAAATTCCTTTGCGTACCATTGAAAACTGGGAATCAGGCAAGAGAAAACCTAGCCCATGGGTTGAAAAACTGATAGATTCTCACTTAAAACAATTCCCAAAAAATGAGCGTGGAATCATCACTATGCGTAAAAACACGTATAATATAGATCAGATAAAAGAAGCTGTTTTACCTGTTACATTGAAATATGATATCAATCGTATTATCCTGTTTGGTTCTTATTCAAAAGGAATTGAGGATGAATTAAGCGATATCGATATTGCCGTTGATACAAACGCGCGAGGTCTTACATTCTTAGGAATTGTAGATGAAATTTGTACAGCATTAGTAAAGGATGTAGATGTGATTAATTTTCGTGATATCGTTAAAGATTCTGATTTTATGAAGGATGTATTAAAAGGAGTCGTTCTATATGAACGATAG
- a CDS encoding DUF86 domain-containing protein: MNDRDQKTLRKIMTHIKRIRMYLKDLDSLDDFENDDKTKDAIVFNLLQIGELSNHKLTNTFKKSYTAIPWQKIYGLRNRIVHDYDNIHSSWVYQIIKEDLIDLYDEITILQNE; this comes from the coding sequence ATGAACGATAGAGATCAAAAGACCTTACGTAAAATCATGACTCATATTAAACGAATTAGAATGTATCTGAAAGATTTAGATTCACTTGATGATTTTGAGAATGACGATAAGACAAAGGATGCAATTGTCTTCAACTTATTACAAATAGGTGAGTTATCCAATCACAAGCTTACTAATACCTTTAAAAAGTCTTATACAGCCATACCATGGCAGAAAATATATGGCTTACGCAATCGAATTGTTCATGATTATGACAATATTCATTCATCTTGGGTTTATCAAATTATCAAAGAAGATCTTATAGACTTATATGATGAGATTACAATATTACAAAATGAATAA
- a CDS encoding SHOCT domain-containing protein has product MNEISRSQLNEAREKIVFSKKEALKSLIVFLPLATLSFLSFFGVIGIHGFFLVILVLGMIFFGIVFSALLYKYKTRVKEYNSMQADLEYQNTDDYKIRKQKEFQKAIDAQKRAEEAEIEKKNNNIKSFRSEVESQRDSQNYLYIYKKEEYLKQDSLDFIREGIQNRSINYDNIDVEIIDYVSELTLIETDNILIENDMKNYGVVEISRTTNVNIDADTYFYVLENDGTFKLMKAPFVNDQVQIGDKLYHYIAFDKTKYEEAIKSKVVIDSKQIRDYTVFGTELMETSISISKTQEHMGNNVDDLKSDSINKVSISGAFFSELFFGQSYTMLKGVNNMVKGITDKLVEGNNRIVNSIKDSFTALNETLSSLSSNHRIVDTRLIQVIFDDSTDIELVGVSIIYEFNRKIGSKRRNETKKVIEQPVHLKEHKNSYIEELKQLKELLDAGIISEEEFNAKKTKLLDL; this is encoded by the coding sequence ATGAATGAGATTTCTAGAAGTCAATTAAACGAAGCACGTGAAAAGATAGTTTTTTCTAAAAAGGAAGCTTTGAAGAGCTTAATTGTATTTTTACCACTTGCCACATTAAGTTTCTTATCTTTTTTTGGAGTAATTGGCATACATGGTTTTTTTCTTGTCATACTCGTACTTGGAATGATATTCTTTGGGATTGTATTTTCAGCACTTCTGTATAAATATAAAACTAGAGTAAAAGAATACAACTCAATGCAAGCAGATTTAGAGTATCAAAATACTGATGACTATAAGATAAGAAAACAAAAAGAATTTCAGAAAGCAATTGATGCCCAAAAGAGAGCTGAAGAAGCTGAAATAGAAAAGAAAAACAACAATATTAAAAGCTTCAGGAGTGAAGTTGAGAGTCAAAGAGATAGTCAAAACTACTTATACATTTACAAAAAAGAAGAGTATTTAAAACAAGACTCACTTGATTTTATTAGAGAAGGCATTCAGAATCGTTCAATAAATTATGATAACATCGACGTAGAAATAATTGATTATGTTTCAGAACTTACACTTATTGAAACTGATAATATATTGATTGAGAATGATATGAAAAACTATGGTGTAGTCGAAATATCTAGGACTACAAACGTGAACATTGATGCGGATACTTACTTCTATGTATTAGAAAATGATGGCACATTTAAATTAATGAAAGCACCATTTGTAAATGATCAAGTACAGATTGGTGATAAACTCTATCACTATATCGCATTCGACAAAACTAAATATGAAGAGGCAATAAAAAGCAAGGTAGTTATCGATTCAAAACAAATAAGAGACTACACAGTTTTCGGTACTGAGTTGATGGAAACTAGTATATCTATTTCAAAAACACAAGAGCACATGGGAAACAATGTAGATGATTTAAAATCGGATAGCATAAATAAAGTTTCAATTTCTGGTGCGTTTTTCTCAGAATTATTTTTTGGACAATCTTACACAATGCTAAAAGGTGTAAATAATATGGTTAAAGGTATAACCGATAAACTAGTTGAAGGAAATAACAGAATCGTAAACTCCATCAAAGACTCTTTTACTGCTTTGAATGAAACCCTAAGTAGTTTAAGCTCCAATCACAGAATAGTAGATACAAGACTTATACAGGTAATATTTGATGACTCAACGGATATTGAACTTGTGGGTGTATCAATTATATACGAGTTCAATCGTAAAATTGGTTCAAAGAGACGAAATGAAACGAAAAAAGTAATCGAACAACCTGTTCATTTAAAGGAGCATAAAAACAGCTATATCGAAGAGTTAAAACAACTTAAGGAACTACTTGATGCTGGTATTATTTCTGAGGAAGAGTTCAATGCCAAAAAAACGAAGTTGCTTGATTTATAG
- a CDS encoding nucleotidyltransferase domain-containing protein — protein MSIKELRKSLDLTQKQVSELVKIPLRTYLNYENDETKKGTIKYNYIMDKLEEYGYIDEEHGLLTIEKIKTIVSSVLSKYEAEYCYLFGSYAKETATEKSDVDLLLSSSVTGMKFYGLVEELREQLKKKVEVIPVSSLEGNVELLNEILKDGIKIYG, from the coding sequence ATGTCTATTAAAGAATTACGTAAATCATTAGATTTAACACAAAAACAAGTTTCCGAATTGGTGAAAATACCTTTGAGAACATATTTGAATTATGAAAATGATGAAACCAAAAAAGGTACTATTAAATATAACTATATTATGGATAAGTTAGAGGAATATGGTTATATTGATGAAGAACACGGATTGTTAACGATTGAAAAAATAAAAACAATAGTTTCATCTGTACTATCTAAGTATGAAGCAGAGTACTGTTATTTGTTTGGATCATATGCGAAAGAAACTGCTACAGAAAAAAGTGATGTTGATTTATTGTTATCATCTTCTGTTACTGGGATGAAGTTCTATGGACTAGTAGAGGAACTTAGAGAGCAACTCAAAAAGAAGGTAGAAGTTATCCCAGTTTCTTCATTAGAAGGTAATGTAGAGTTACTTAATGAGATACTAAAGGATGGGATAAAGATATATGGATAA
- a CDS encoding DUF86 domain-containing protein: MDNKKNNEYYINKILVDLEFLIKHTKGISKDEFGNNELLLDSIMFRFIQISEHIKKLSIAFRNEHPNIPWRDIIGLRNRIVHEYGNVDLEIIYDAVKEDIYIIEKLFRSID, translated from the coding sequence ATGGATAATAAGAAGAACAATGAGTACTATATTAATAAGATTCTCGTAGATTTAGAATTTTTAATCAAACATACAAAAGGTATATCAAAAGACGAGTTTGGGAATAATGAATTACTACTAGATTCGATTATGTTTCGTTTTATTCAAATATCAGAACACATAAAAAAATTATCAATAGCTTTTAGGAATGAACATCCAAATATTCCATGGAGAGATATTATAGGGTTAAGAAATCGTATTGTACATGAGTATGGGAATGTTGATTTAGAGATCATTTATGATGCTGTTAAAGAGGATATTTATATTATTGAAAAGCTATTTAGATCAATTGATTAA
- a CDS encoding Crp/Fnr family transcriptional regulator, with protein sequence MHGVVTFRQGQQIFLEGSSLTSVYRIRKGLVKINRIHHSGDEKIFDILGPDDYIALLAVLQGKNEYVASAIALTEVTVTQMSTSDVLQAYQSNNIFQATCLQCAVTRSTMFQDKLFHTTNIDIEEKILATLQLLAKKFGTIEKGSVLLKLPFTKTVLASIVGIRRETLSRKLSDMQHKNIIQVDKNIYKFDRL encoded by the coding sequence ATGCATGGTGTAGTTACATTTCGTCAAGGACAACAAATATTTTTAGAGGGTTCTTCTTTAACAAGTGTTTATCGTATACGAAAGGGTCTTGTAAAAATCAATCGGATTCATCACAGTGGTGATGAAAAGATTTTTGATATTTTAGGACCCGATGACTACATAGCACTTCTCGCGGTGCTACAAGGTAAGAATGAGTATGTAGCTAGTGCAATCGCATTAACTGAAGTTACAGTAACTCAAATGAGTACATCAGATGTCCTCCAAGCTTATCAGTCCAACAATATTTTTCAAGCAACCTGTTTACAGTGTGCTGTAACAAGATCTACGATGTTTCAAGATAAATTGTTTCACACCACAAATATTGATATTGAAGAAAAAATACTCGCAACTTTGCAACTCCTAGCTAAAAAATTTGGTACTATTGAAAAGGGGAGCGTCTTACTCAAACTTCCATTTACCAAAACAGTTTTAGCAAGTATTGTTGGCATTCGAAGAGAAACACTATCTAGAAAATTATCTGATATGCAACATAAAAATATTATTCAAGTTGACAAAAACATTTATAAATTTGATCGTTTGTGA
- a CDS encoding DUF438 domain-containing protein: protein MSELINNRQEQLKAIIKQIHNGLPLDQAKSIFKEQFGTVTTEEITSMEHSLIEEGMDIAEVQKLCDVHAAVFDGAISDIHKAQDITDIPGHPAQVLREENDQIQTVLEVEIKPYLDKLDKTSILMLSIGFERLSEINNHYTRKENLFFPGLEKRGVTSIPKVMWGVDNEIRLAIKNVLSQLRSTQRIDDNELQLLMKSTVSRVEDMIVKENNILLPLLSDTLSLYDWILADEGSEEIGYFLEKPSTSWKQISVKPVPEQDTNTEIQSVQFDAGELLPQELNAILNTVPFDMTFIDKDGHVKYFTQGKERIFDRPKTILGRHVNMCHPPQSVHIVDAIVNSFKDGSKDQEDFWIDFHKMFVHIRYYAIRDKNGEYLGTLEVTQDVKPIRELQGEKRLMDQ, encoded by the coding sequence ATGAGTGAATTAATAAACAATAGACAAGAGCAGTTAAAAGCAATTATAAAACAAATCCATAATGGGTTACCACTAGATCAAGCTAAATCAATCTTTAAAGAGCAGTTTGGTACGGTTACTACCGAAGAAATCACGTCAATGGAGCATTCCCTCATTGAAGAAGGAATGGACATCGCAGAAGTTCAAAAATTATGTGATGTACACGCTGCTGTGTTTGATGGGGCGATTTCAGATATCCATAAAGCACAAGATATTACGGACATTCCTGGTCATCCGGCGCAGGTTTTACGTGAGGAAAACGACCAAATTCAAACCGTATTAGAAGTTGAAATCAAGCCATATCTAGACAAATTAGATAAAACGTCAATTCTGATGCTTTCCATTGGTTTTGAGCGTTTAAGTGAAATTAACAATCACTACACACGAAAGGAAAATCTGTTCTTCCCAGGCTTAGAAAAAAGAGGTGTTACATCGATTCCAAAAGTAATGTGGGGTGTTGATAATGAAATACGTTTAGCTATTAAAAATGTTCTCTCACAATTACGTTCTACTCAACGAATAGATGATAATGAACTCCAGCTCTTAATGAAATCAACCGTTTCACGTGTAGAGGACATGATTGTTAAAGAAAACAATATCCTTTTACCGTTATTATCTGACACACTTTCTTTGTATGATTGGATTTTAGCTGATGAAGGCTCTGAAGAAATTGGTTACTTTTTGGAAAAACCTAGTACTTCCTGGAAACAAATCTCAGTGAAACCCGTTCCTGAACAAGACACAAACACAGAAATTCAATCCGTTCAATTTGATGCCGGAGAGCTGTTACCCCAGGAATTAAATGCCATTCTAAATACCGTTCCATTTGACATGACCTTCATTGATAAAGATGGACACGTTAAATACTTTACTCAAGGTAAAGAACGAATCTTTGATCGACCTAAAACAATCCTTGGTCGACACGTCAATATGTGTCACCCACCACAAAGTGTTCATATCGTAGATGCTATCGTAAACAGTTTTAAAGATGGCTCAAAGGACCAAGAAGATTTTTGGATTGATTTCCACAAGATGTTTGTCCACATACGATATTATGCAATACGTGACAAAAACGGTGAATACTTAGGCACACTTGAAGTCACGCAAGATGTTAAACCAATTCGGGAATTACAAGGTGAGAAACGATTGATGGATCAATGA
- a CDS encoding YbaN family protein encodes MRELWILLGLLSMGLGIIGIVLPILPTTPFFLVTAYSFTRGSDRFSNWFHNIPLVQKHLTSLAMTKRKKWTLNIAVDTILITYFFLFDTTVVRITLIALILIKHIVFFKYVKTE; translated from the coding sequence ATGAGAGAACTCTGGATTTTATTGGGATTACTTTCGATGGGATTGGGGATTATTGGGATTGTTCTACCAATCTTACCGACTACTCCATTCTTCTTGGTGACAGCATATTCATTCACAAGAGGGTCTGACCGCTTTTCCAACTGGTTTCATAATATCCCACTTGTTCAAAAACACCTTACATCCCTGGCGATGACAAAACGTAAAAAATGGACACTTAACATTGCTGTTGATACAATTCTCATCACATACTTTTTTCTGTTCGACACCACGGTGGTAAGAATCACACTGATTGCATTGATTCTTATAAAACACATTGTTTTCTTTAAATACGTGAAAACGGAATAA
- a CDS encoding PAS domain-containing protein: MELLKNQEKIIAIHNFMMELEDRNHSLTKPEIYRKYESVLSEITPIDIFFLPMYQNNTSFSIDDIKETAGKFVNVFYHGLEQHQPSSYDSNLLIYLLRENDAIEKHLNKIKPYFKRSEILEHKEEILTTIEQCMQFERKFLKREMILFSVLEHHLPTTKPLEVLWSLHDDARSTLKLLLQELRQQQPDITSLIFLIGDYYNLIYGINTKEKLILFPVANQVLSTEEKQNIFEESKEYGYVFIDDIPKPSSDTNNDVILDGFIKTSTGELSIQEFDGIMRYIPIDITFVDKDDKVRYFNNRKERHFPRNPSIIGRLVKHCHPPKSVHIVEQIVTAFKKGDKDIAEFWITFNNMFLYITYYAVRLKKGEYLGTLEVSQDVTRIRTLEGQQRLLDWA, from the coding sequence ATGGAACTCTTAAAGAATCAAGAAAAAATCATCGCTATACACAATTTCATGATGGAACTAGAAGACCGCAATCATTCTTTAACCAAGCCAGAAATTTACCGCAAATACGAATCCGTTTTATCAGAAATTACTCCAATTGATATCTTTTTCTTGCCAATGTACCAAAACAATACTTCATTCTCTATTGATGACATTAAGGAAACCGCTGGTAAATTTGTTAATGTCTTTTATCATGGACTAGAACAACATCAACCATCATCCTATGATTCTAATTTGTTAATCTATTTACTTCGAGAAAATGATGCTATTGAAAAGCACCTAAATAAAATAAAGCCCTATTTTAAGAGAAGTGAAATATTAGAACACAAAGAAGAAATTTTGACAACAATTGAACAATGCATGCAGTTTGAACGTAAGTTTCTCAAACGTGAAATGATATTATTCTCTGTATTAGAACACCATCTCCCTACAACAAAACCGTTAGAAGTATTGTGGTCGCTACATGATGATGCAAGATCTACACTAAAACTTTTATTACAGGAATTAAGACAACAACAACCCGATATCACAAGTCTTATATTCCTCATAGGTGATTACTATAATTTAATATATGGTATTAATACAAAAGAGAAATTAATTCTATTTCCTGTAGCGAACCAAGTACTGTCAACCGAAGAAAAACAGAACATTTTTGAAGAATCAAAAGAATATGGTTATGTATTTATCGATGACATTCCTAAACCAAGTAGTGATACAAATAATGATGTTATTTTAGATGGTTTTATCAAGACATCAACCGGTGAATTATCGATACAAGAGTTCGATGGAATCATGAGATATATTCCGATTGATATCACGTTTGTCGACAAGGACGACAAAGTACGATATTTCAACAATCGCAAGGAACGTCACTTCCCTCGTAATCCTAGCATAATTGGTCGCTTAGTTAAACACTGTCACCCACCAAAAAGCGTTCATATCGTTGAACAAATCGTAACAGCATTCAAAAAAGGTGACAAAGATATCGCAGAATTTTGGATCACATTTAATAACATGTTCTTGTATATTACCTATTATGCTGTTCGATTAAAAAAGGGTGAATATCTAGGAACACTTGAAGTATCACAAGACGTCACTCGTATTAGAACTTTAGAAGGACAACAACGCCTACTAGACTGGGCATAA
- a CDS encoding PLP-dependent cysteine synthase family protein, with protein sequence MNNMIGNTPLLSITYRYKGEERIIYAKAEFYNLTGSIKDRMAQHIIMESYKDGTLQRGMPIIEATSGNTGIAFSALGAMYEHPVHIFMPEWMTTERKQMIRKYGATLHEVTKEQGGFEGCVLLANQLAESINGFRPQQFYNPYNMDAHFKTTGLEICTQLDKLGVIPDAFVAGVGTGGTIMGVGKRLHVRYPHVKLFPVEPAQSPVMSTGNKGLDHRIQGIGDGFIPELIDMRKLDEVIVISDGDAIIMAQLLAKKLGLGVGISSGANFLAAVSVQNKYGKDFNVITVFSDDSKKYLSSDLTKIEPIQEGYYSPHIELIEMDGECICDVRIHTGTCVKFMDLETYN encoded by the coding sequence ATGAACAATATGATTGGTAATACTCCCTTACTTTCGATTACGTATCGATACAAAGGGGAAGAAAGAATCATTTACGCAAAAGCAGAGTTCTACAATCTCACTGGTAGTATTAAAGACCGGATGGCTCAGCATATCATTATGGAATCCTACAAGGATGGAACCTTGCAACGGGGGATGCCAATCATAGAAGCAACAAGCGGTAATACCGGAATCGCCTTTAGTGCACTGGGCGCTATGTATGAACATCCTGTACACATTTTTATGCCAGAATGGATGACAACAGAACGAAAGCAAATGATTCGAAAGTACGGTGCAACGTTACATGAAGTTACCAAAGAACAGGGTGGATTTGAAGGGTGTGTCCTCCTAGCTAATCAACTAGCAGAGTCGATCAATGGGTTTCGACCACAACAGTTCTATAATCCTTATAATATGGATGCTCACTTCAAGACTACCGGCCTGGAAATCTGTACCCAACTAGACAAACTAGGCGTTATTCCCGATGCATTTGTCGCAGGGGTAGGTACTGGTGGTACCATAATGGGTGTAGGGAAACGATTGCATGTTCGCTATCCACACGTGAAATTATTTCCCGTAGAACCAGCGCAATCACCGGTCATGAGTACCGGCAACAAAGGACTAGACCACCGGATTCAAGGAATTGGGGATGGATTTATCCCCGAACTCATAGATATGAGAAAGTTGGATGAAGTCATTGTTATTTCCGATGGAGATGCCATTATTATGGCGCAATTACTCGCCAAAAAACTAGGACTTGGGGTTGGAATTTCCAGTGGAGCAAACTTTCTAGCTGCCGTTTCTGTGCAAAATAAATATGGAAAAGATTTTAATGTGATCACCGTATTCTCTGATGATTCGAAAAAATATCTATCCTCCGACTTAACAAAAATCGAACCCATTCAAGAAGGATATTACAGTCCTCACATTGAACTTATTGAGATGGATGGAGAGTGTATCTGTGATGTCCGTATTCATACCGGTACATGTGTCAAGTTTATGGATTTGGAAACTTATAATTGA
- a CDS encoding InlB B-repeat-containing protein — translation MKKFALLSIATISVLLFSGCGLSTNEVTFDIGDGTTIVQDVAEGETATAPSDPEVLGFEFLGWFTDVEMTEEFDFSSEINEATVIYAGWQYLFTPLTGITQTVMDEISAGDQLWYRINVPEAMRLSIYTTGNTDTYGYILDEDENIIEEDDDSFDFDKNFQFVVDFEPGIHYIAVEGYDETTAGTFNLEIREVPELLSVSAIDDMLEAGNAWVYDFEVTTAGTFHIYTAGDTDTYGYLMDDMDNILLEDDDMGSGGNFYIIATLGVGSYQIQVEGYDETTVGAYSIIVDQEVE, via the coding sequence ATGAAAAAATTTGCATTACTATCAATTGCTACAATTAGTGTATTACTATTCAGTGGTTGTGGACTATCAACCAATGAAGTGACATTTGATATCGGTGATGGAACAACCATCGTTCAAGATGTTGCCGAGGGAGAAACCGCTACTGCACCAAGTGATCCTGAAGTTCTAGGATTTGAATTTCTAGGATGGTTTACCGATGTTGAGATGACCGAAGAATTTGATTTCTCCTCTGAAATCAACGAAGCGACTGTAATCTATGCGGGGTGGCAATATCTATTTACACCATTAACAGGTATTACTCAAACCGTCATGGATGAAATTTCTGCTGGTGATCAATTATGGTATCGCATCAATGTTCCTGAAGCGATGCGTTTAAGCATCTACACGACTGGAAATACCGATACGTATGGATATATTCTTGATGAAGATGAAAACATCATTGAAGAAGATGATGATTCCTTTGACTTTGACAAAAACTTCCAGTTTGTCGTTGATTTTGAGCCAGGCATTCATTACATTGCTGTTGAAGGATACGACGAAACAACTGCTGGAACATTCAACTTAGAAATCCGTGAAGTTCCTGAACTATTATCTGTATCAGCAATAGATGATATGCTTGAAGCAGGAAATGCTTGGGTGTATGATTTTGAAGTAACCACAGCTGGTACCTTCCACATCTATACCGCAGGGGATACCGATACCTATGGATATCTCATGGATGATATGGATAACATTTTACTCGAAGATGATGATATGGGATCCGGTGGTAACTTCTATATCATTGCGACATTAGGCGTTGGTTCCTATCAAATTCAAGTCGAAGGATATGACGAAACAACCGTCGGTGCATATTCCATTATCGTTGATCAAGAAGTAGAGTAA